In Mercurialis annua linkage group LG5, ddMerAnnu1.2, whole genome shotgun sequence, a single genomic region encodes these proteins:
- the LOC126680040 gene encoding uncharacterized protein LOC126680040, translating to MSAGGAFGGNRGLRPAPPEKGVFPLDHMHECDLDKKDYLNCLKTSGHLSEKCRLFSKKYLECRMEKNLMARQDMSELGFRKEQDLRALEEKNNERALEEKNNERINY from the exons ATGAGTGCTG GTGGTGCATTTGGTGGAAATAGAGGACTGAGACCTGCACCTCCAGAAAAAGGAGTCTTTCCTTTGGATCATATGCATGAATGTGACTTG GATAAGAAAGATTACCTGAATTGTCTCAAAACTTCTGGTCATCTATCTGAAAAATGTCGACTTTTCTCCAAAAAGTACCTGGAATGTCGCATGGAAAA AAACTTGATGGCAAGGCAAGACATGTCAGAACTTGGATTCCGAAAGGAACAGGATTTGAGAGCTTTAGAAGAGAAGAACAATGAGAGAGCTTTAGAAGAGAAGAACAATGAGAGAATAAATTACTGA
- the LOC126680583 gene encoding uncharacterized protein LOC126680583 isoform X1 yields the protein MASKFSLQLPKPFQSECFGSKVRRTKVDMRNLLKLNRKGCRKILFQINSDSIGLLFECYSSSCVPLRALSSKASSTPVEKTDYDDSAMVANVETNDVKFNRVNCLVWVLHEAAASFSLAVQSLGLRGNGAELAMAWNGKDVHEWHKRIAYQVAVYALLKTAIEVESLLSLDRHNNASPVKEILTPTINLVEEYIEGQLKMKHENLVQWFRVVELPRIAGFFVPLLKKWSMEYAGSGVAGIVVAISCCAAVGKLGSGRTSCPKFVLSIDDVLVVLMDLSHSLVEVDKLHHLAIDAGFELNFLSHFGAKVLPCNKIEDLEFWIGLAQQKLSVAFSKEIVVKGTHESLEKVQADSLATLGLFAYLGRKTRLFLSRMSVKDLDELVKDFLNYLECGILFIYPELASVSAYECFMEVVTEEIGWIDFYATCSPMNNREKKGSYSNKRGRRKRSKQHATQAEKEIILSTVFTVCYDVFSGFAHFSRSSLHPLDAESLQFLLRSQSLLTECLEDYRAVYDRSCELRKIGEAGSSDHTQFIDIREANKFSVALLTQAKPRELMLKGCLKAKSQEGIEPRKEQTDSSAVTEFTTKSSSVHKSLLRRYGVKLVSTSADIWMGTQLLFVDIMDTMELLVKQLRGHKSSRRERKKLKRTFNDIATLIPITILMLLPVSAVGHAAMLAGIKKYMPNLIPSPYSYERLDMVKQLNRTKNMKVRPWSNLQDPSPKIDSKDQSADPVQ from the exons ATGGCTTCCAAATTCTCTCTGCAACTGCCTAAGCCATTTCAATC AGAGTGTTTTGGATCAAAAGTCAGAAGGACAAAGGTTGATATGCGCAATTTATTAAAGTTAAACAGGAAGGGATGTAGAAAAATTCTGTTTCAGATCAATAGTGATTCAATTGGATTGTTATTCGAGTGTTACTCTTCTTCATGTGTTCCTTTGAGAGCATTATCATCTAAAGCTTCTTCTACTCCTGTAGAGAAAACAGACTATGACGATAGTGCTATGGTGGCGAATGTTGAAACTAATGACGTAAAGTTTAATCGTGTAAATTGTCTTGTATGGGTATTGCATGAAGCTGCAGCAAGCTTTTCCCTTGCAGTTCAGTCACTTGGACTGCGCGGGAATGGTGCAGAGCTTGCAATGGCTTGGAATGGGAAGGATGTCCATGAATGGCATAAACGTATAGCTTATCAG GTTGCTGTTTATGCTTTGTTGAAAACGGCAATTGAAGTAGAGAGTTTGCTTTCTCTTGATCGACACAACAATGCATCACCGGTAAAAGAAAT CTTGACCCCAACAATAAACTTGGTGGAGGAGTACATTGAAGGACAGTTAAAAATGAAGCATGAAAACCTGGTACAATGGTTTAGAGTTGTGGAATTACCTCGTATAGCAGGTTTTTTCGTTCCGTTGCTGAAGAAATGGTCCATGGAATACGCTGGAAG TGGTGTTGCAGGAATAGTTGTAGCGATAAGCTGCTGCGCCGCTGTTGGGAAACTGGGTTCCGGAAGAACGTCCTGTCCTAAGTTTGTGTTGTCAATAGATGATGTATTAGTAGTGCTGATGGATCTTTCACATAGTCTTGTTGAAGTGGATAAACTGCACCACTTGGCAATTGACGCGGGGTTTGAACTCAACTTCTTGTCGCATTTTGGAGCAAAAGTTCTGCCTTGCAACAAAATTGAAGACCTGGAGTTCTGGATCGGGTTAGCTCAGCAAAAACTCTCAGTAGCATTCTCTAAAGAAATCGTTGTTAAAGGCACACACGAATCTCTTGAAAAG GTTCAGGCAGACAGTTTGGCTACTCTTGGGCTTTTTGCATATCTGGGAAGGAAGACTCGATTGTTCTTGTCAAGAATGAGTGTTAAGGATCTTGACGAACTAGTTAAAGACTTCCTCAA TTACTTGGAGTGTGGCATCCTTTTTATTTACCCTGAACTTGCTTCTGTATCAGCATATGAATGTTTCATGGAG GTAGTAACCGAAGAAATTGGATGGATTGATTTTTACGCTACATGCAGTCCAATGAACAATCGAGAAAAGAAAGGGTCGTATTCTAACAAGAGGGGAAGGAGAAAACGGTCAAAGCAGCATGCAACTCAAGCAGAGAAAGAAATTATCCTATCTACGGTTTTTACTGTTTGCTACGACGTTTTCTCTGGCTTTGCTCACTTCAGCCGTTCATCTCTACATCCGTTAGATGCAGAATCACTTCAATTCTTGCTCCGGAG CCAAAGCTTATTAACTGAGTGTCTCGAGGACTACCGTGCAGTTTATGATAGATCCTG TGAATTACGAAAGATTGGGGAGGCAGGTTCCTCCGATCACACTCAATTTATTGATATAAGGGAGGCAAACAAATTTTCAGTGGCATTGTTAACACAAGCGAAGCCACGAGAGCTGATGCTAAAGGGGTGCTTAAAAGCTAAATCTCAAGAAGGCATCGAGCCAAGAAAG GAGCAGACTGATAGCTCTGCTGTGACAGAATTTACAACCAAATCAAGTTCTGTGCATAAGAGTTTACTTAGGAGATATGGTGTCAAATTAGTATCTACAAGTGCT GATATATGGATGGGAACCCAATTGCTGTTTGTAGACATCATGGATACTATGGAATTACTCGTGAAGCAATTGCGTGGTCACAAAAGTTCGAGGAGGGAACGAAAGAAATTGAAGCGAACATTTAACGACATCGCTACACTGATCCCAATTACAATTTTAATGTTACTTCCT GTCTCGGCTGTCGGCCATGCAGCCATGCTAGCAGGCATAAAGAAGTACATGCCAAACTTG ATACCTTCTCCGTACTCTTATGAGCGGCTTGATATGGTGAAGCAACTGAACAGAACTAAGAACATGAAAGTTCGACCGTGGAGTAACCTTCAAGATCCGTCACCTAAGATCGACAGCAAAGATCAATCTGCAGATCCTGttcaataa
- the LOC126680581 gene encoding protein MODIFIED TRANSPORT TO THE VACUOLE 1 isoform X2, which translates to MQRHSTAVRQLFHYRGQADPLKGDALNKAVRDTAHETISAIFSEENKAAPADDLNKRIQGFGNTNYEMPTEDRKSFLSEVVGIGSASIKQGISSFTQGHSLKKNDNGGYKGPTLRRSLTIENDNSDRYEPVQLHNETQGTYGVPKSGTTSGPWGQETRVLSAGTKNEESNSSYTQSKTREERLLETIVTPGGVRLQPTRDAIQVFLAEAVKLDALVLSRALESKLQSPMWQVRVKALCVLESILRKKDDDHFAIIASYFIENNNTVIKCSESPQSSLREKSMKVLSLLGGEQAGGLTSKSVKAETPPVQMPDLIDTGDANDFFGTDDPTMRPSDQAGNLTAPTTSPLIDDLFGDGYGPGVSSSEQKSEDDPFADVSFHPSESKEHRDDLFSGMTFDGKQDTSDNHLSTIKNAQEPFDIFGSISELPLEQENHKTDVNNLMAGMSINENVLKEKLPEIASGVLPENIFSVPTNLSGHQLPNDALTSILGSQVSGMNVNPVFPSGSMPYNVPPGLMLNPAFHTQPINYGAMGNFLAQQQFLATMSNFQHLSTLNAQNSGVGHAVGTNGGEYSSALPDIFQPSYPNQAPASTVNNSKKEDTRAFDFISDHVAAARDLKRVV; encoded by the exons ATGCAAAGACATTCTACTGCAGTACGGCAGTTATTTCATTATAGAGGTCAGGCGGATCCTTTGAAGGGTGATGCTCTTAATAAGGCTGTGAGGGACACAGCCCATGAGACTATCTCTGCTATTTTCTCGGAGGAGAATAAGGCAGCCCCTGCAGATGATCTTAACAAAAGGATACAAGGATTTGGTAATACAAATTATGAAATGCCGACAGAGGATAGGAAATCGTTTCTTAGTGAGGTAGTTGGTATTGGAAGTGCTTCTATTAAGCAGGGCATTAGTAGCTTTACGCAAGGCCATTCACTAAAGAAGAATGACAATGGAGGCTACAAGGGTCCTACTCTTCGAAGGTCCTTGACCATAGAAAATGACAACTCAGATAGATATGAACCAGTTCAGTTACATAATGAAACTCAGGGTACTTATGGAGTTCCAAAGAGTGGGACTACTAGTGGACCTTGGGGCCAGGAAACTAGGGTATTGAGTGCAGGGACGAAAAATGAGGAGTCTAATTCAAGTTACACGCAGAGTAAGACTCGTGAGGAGAGATTGTTGGAGACTATTGTAACACCTGGCGGTGTACGTCTGCAACCCACCCGTGACGCTATTCAAGTTTTTCTAGCAGAAGCAGTAAAGCTAGATGCATTGGTCTTGAGTCGAGCCCTTGAATCTAAGCTCCAATCTCCTATGTGGCAG GTTCGTGTCAAAGCTCTGTGTGTGCTTGAGTCTATCCTGAGGAAAAAGGATGATGATCATTTTGCAATTATTGCTTCATATTTCATTGAAAATAACAATACTGTAATTAAATGCTCTGAGTCTCCTCAATCTTCTCTCAGAGAAAAATCTATGAAG GTGTTGAGTCTCTTAGGTGGCGAACAGGCAGGGGGCTTGACTAGCAAGTCAGTAAAGGCTGAGACGCCTCCCGTGCAGATGCCTGACTTAATAGACACTGGAGATGCAAATGATTTTTTCGGAACAGATGATCCTACAATGAGGCCAAGTGACCAGGCAGGAAATCTGACGGCACCTACAACGAGTCCGTTAATAGATGATCTATTTGGAGATGGTTATGGTCCTGGTGTAAGCTCGAGCGAGCAGAAAAGTGAGGATGATCCATTTGCAGACGTCTCATTTCACCCCAGCGAGAGTAAAGAACATCGAGATGATCTCTTTTCTGGGATGACTTTTGATGGTAAACAGGATACAAGTGATAATCATCTGTCAACAATAAAAAATGCACAAGAGCCGTTTGATATTTTTGGGTCAATTTCCGAACTTCCATTGGAGCAAGAAAATCATAAAACAGATGTTAATAATTTAATGGCTGGAATGTCCATAAATGAAAATGTCCTAAAGGAAAAGCTCCCGGAAATTGCTTCTGGGGTTCTTCCAGAAAATATCTTTTCAGTGCCGACTAATCTTTCTGGACATCAGCTACCTAATGATGCTTTAACTAGCATACTTGGTTCACAAGTGTCTGGGATGAATGTGAATCCAGTGTTTCCTTCTGGTAGTATGCCATACAATGTACCTCCGGGCCTTATGTTAAACCCAGCTTTTCATACTCAGCCAATAAATTACGGTGCCATGGGGAATTTTCTTGCTCAACAGCAATTTCTGGCTACAATGTCCAACTTTCAACATTTAAGTACCCTCAATGCGCAAAACTCTGGAGTTGGTCATGCTGTTGGCACTAATGGAGGTGAATATTCGTCGGCTCTTCCTGATATTTTCCAACCAAGTTATCCAAATCAAGCTCCTGCTTCTACTGTGAACAATTCTAAGAAAGAAGATACCCGTGCATTTGATTTTATCTCG GATCATGTTGCAGCAGCCCGTGATTTAAAACGGGTGGTTTAA
- the LOC126680581 gene encoding protein MODIFIED TRANSPORT TO THE VACUOLE 1 isoform X1 has product MDSSRRAVESYWRSRMIDGATSDEDKVAPVYKLEEICELLRSSHVSIVKEVSEFILKRLEHKSPMVKQKALRLIKYAVGKSGVEFRREMQRHSTAVRQLFHYRGQADPLKGDALNKAVRDTAHETISAIFSEENKAAPADDLNKRIQGFGNTNYEMPTEDRKSFLSEVVGIGSASIKQGISSFTQGHSLKKNDNGGYKGPTLRRSLTIENDNSDRYEPVQLHNETQGTYGVPKSGTTSGPWGQETRVLSAGTKNEESNSSYTQSKTREERLLETIVTPGGVRLQPTRDAIQVFLAEAVKLDALVLSRALESKLQSPMWQVRVKALCVLESILRKKDDDHFAIIASYFIENNNTVIKCSESPQSSLREKSMKVLSLLGGEQAGGLTSKSVKAETPPVQMPDLIDTGDANDFFGTDDPTMRPSDQAGNLTAPTTSPLIDDLFGDGYGPGVSSSEQKSEDDPFADVSFHPSESKEHRDDLFSGMTFDGKQDTSDNHLSTIKNAQEPFDIFGSISELPLEQENHKTDVNNLMAGMSINENVLKEKLPEIASGVLPENIFSVPTNLSGHQLPNDALTSILGSQVSGMNVNPVFPSGSMPYNVPPGLMLNPAFHTQPINYGAMGNFLAQQQFLATMSNFQHLSTLNAQNSGVGHAVGTNGGEYSSALPDIFQPSYPNQAPASTVNNSKKEDTRAFDFISDHVAAARDLKRVV; this is encoded by the exons ATGGATTCGAGCAGGAGAGCAGTGGAATCATATTGGAGATCGAGGATGATCGACGGCGCAACTTCCGACGAAGATAAAGTAGCGCCGGTTTATAAATTAGAAGAAATTTGTGAGCTTCTAAGGTCTTCTCATGTTAGCATTGTTAAAGAAGTTTCTGAGTTTATTTTAAAGAGGCTTGAACATAAAAGCCCTATGGTCAAACAAAAG GCTCTGAGGTTGATAAAGTATGCAGTGGGAAAGTCCGGTGTAGAGTTCAGGAGGGAAATGCAAAGACATTCTACTGCAGTACGGCAGTTATTTCATTATAGAGGTCAGGCGGATCCTTTGAAGGGTGATGCTCTTAATAAGGCTGTGAGGGACACAGCCCATGAGACTATCTCTGCTATTTTCTCGGAGGAGAATAAGGCAGCCCCTGCAGATGATCTTAACAAAAGGATACAAGGATTTGGTAATACAAATTATGAAATGCCGACAGAGGATAGGAAATCGTTTCTTAGTGAGGTAGTTGGTATTGGAAGTGCTTCTATTAAGCAGGGCATTAGTAGCTTTACGCAAGGCCATTCACTAAAGAAGAATGACAATGGAGGCTACAAGGGTCCTACTCTTCGAAGGTCCTTGACCATAGAAAATGACAACTCAGATAGATATGAACCAGTTCAGTTACATAATGAAACTCAGGGTACTTATGGAGTTCCAAAGAGTGGGACTACTAGTGGACCTTGGGGCCAGGAAACTAGGGTATTGAGTGCAGGGACGAAAAATGAGGAGTCTAATTCAAGTTACACGCAGAGTAAGACTCGTGAGGAGAGATTGTTGGAGACTATTGTAACACCTGGCGGTGTACGTCTGCAACCCACCCGTGACGCTATTCAAGTTTTTCTAGCAGAAGCAGTAAAGCTAGATGCATTGGTCTTGAGTCGAGCCCTTGAATCTAAGCTCCAATCTCCTATGTGGCAG GTTCGTGTCAAAGCTCTGTGTGTGCTTGAGTCTATCCTGAGGAAAAAGGATGATGATCATTTTGCAATTATTGCTTCATATTTCATTGAAAATAACAATACTGTAATTAAATGCTCTGAGTCTCCTCAATCTTCTCTCAGAGAAAAATCTATGAAG GTGTTGAGTCTCTTAGGTGGCGAACAGGCAGGGGGCTTGACTAGCAAGTCAGTAAAGGCTGAGACGCCTCCCGTGCAGATGCCTGACTTAATAGACACTGGAGATGCAAATGATTTTTTCGGAACAGATGATCCTACAATGAGGCCAAGTGACCAGGCAGGAAATCTGACGGCACCTACAACGAGTCCGTTAATAGATGATCTATTTGGAGATGGTTATGGTCCTGGTGTAAGCTCGAGCGAGCAGAAAAGTGAGGATGATCCATTTGCAGACGTCTCATTTCACCCCAGCGAGAGTAAAGAACATCGAGATGATCTCTTTTCTGGGATGACTTTTGATGGTAAACAGGATACAAGTGATAATCATCTGTCAACAATAAAAAATGCACAAGAGCCGTTTGATATTTTTGGGTCAATTTCCGAACTTCCATTGGAGCAAGAAAATCATAAAACAGATGTTAATAATTTAATGGCTGGAATGTCCATAAATGAAAATGTCCTAAAGGAAAAGCTCCCGGAAATTGCTTCTGGGGTTCTTCCAGAAAATATCTTTTCAGTGCCGACTAATCTTTCTGGACATCAGCTACCTAATGATGCTTTAACTAGCATACTTGGTTCACAAGTGTCTGGGATGAATGTGAATCCAGTGTTTCCTTCTGGTAGTATGCCATACAATGTACCTCCGGGCCTTATGTTAAACCCAGCTTTTCATACTCAGCCAATAAATTACGGTGCCATGGGGAATTTTCTTGCTCAACAGCAATTTCTGGCTACAATGTCCAACTTTCAACATTTAAGTACCCTCAATGCGCAAAACTCTGGAGTTGGTCATGCTGTTGGCACTAATGGAGGTGAATATTCGTCGGCTCTTCCTGATATTTTCCAACCAAGTTATCCAAATCAAGCTCCTGCTTCTACTGTGAACAATTCTAAGAAAGAAGATACCCGTGCATTTGATTTTATCTCG GATCATGTTGCAGCAGCCCGTGATTTAAAACGGGTGGTTTAA
- the LOC126680583 gene encoding uncharacterized protein LOC126680583 isoform X3 produces MASKFSLQLPKPFQSECFGSKVRRTKVDMRNLLKLNRKGCRKILFQINSDSIGLLFECYSSSCVPLRALSSKASSTPVEKTDYDDSAMVANVETNDVKFNRVNCLVWVLHEAAASFSLAVQSLGLRGNGAELAMAWNGKDVHEWHKRIAYQVAVYALLKTAIEVESLLSLDRHNNASPVKEILTPTINLVEEYIEGQLKMKHENLVQWFRVVELPRIAGFFVPLLKKWSMEYAGSGVAGIVVAISCCAAVGKLGSGRTSCPKFVLSIDDVLVVLMDLSHSLVEVDKLHHLAIDAGFELNFLSHFGAKVLPCNKIEDLEFWIGLAQQKLSVAFSKEIVVKGTHESLEKVQADSLATLGLFAYLGRKTRLFLSRMSVKDLDELVKDFLNYLECGILFIYPELASVSAYECFMEVVTEEIGWIDFYATCSPMNNREKKGSYSNKRGRRKRSKQHATQAEKEIILSTVFTVCYDVFSGFAHFSRSSLHPLDAESLQFLLRSQSLLTECLEDYRAVYDRSCELRKIGEAGSSDHTQFIDIREANKFSVALLTQAKPRELMLKGCLKAKSQEGIEPRKEQTDSSAVTEFTTKSSSVHKSLLRRYGVKLVSTSATSWILWNYS; encoded by the exons ATGGCTTCCAAATTCTCTCTGCAACTGCCTAAGCCATTTCAATC AGAGTGTTTTGGATCAAAAGTCAGAAGGACAAAGGTTGATATGCGCAATTTATTAAAGTTAAACAGGAAGGGATGTAGAAAAATTCTGTTTCAGATCAATAGTGATTCAATTGGATTGTTATTCGAGTGTTACTCTTCTTCATGTGTTCCTTTGAGAGCATTATCATCTAAAGCTTCTTCTACTCCTGTAGAGAAAACAGACTATGACGATAGTGCTATGGTGGCGAATGTTGAAACTAATGACGTAAAGTTTAATCGTGTAAATTGTCTTGTATGGGTATTGCATGAAGCTGCAGCAAGCTTTTCCCTTGCAGTTCAGTCACTTGGACTGCGCGGGAATGGTGCAGAGCTTGCAATGGCTTGGAATGGGAAGGATGTCCATGAATGGCATAAACGTATAGCTTATCAG GTTGCTGTTTATGCTTTGTTGAAAACGGCAATTGAAGTAGAGAGTTTGCTTTCTCTTGATCGACACAACAATGCATCACCGGTAAAAGAAAT CTTGACCCCAACAATAAACTTGGTGGAGGAGTACATTGAAGGACAGTTAAAAATGAAGCATGAAAACCTGGTACAATGGTTTAGAGTTGTGGAATTACCTCGTATAGCAGGTTTTTTCGTTCCGTTGCTGAAGAAATGGTCCATGGAATACGCTGGAAG TGGTGTTGCAGGAATAGTTGTAGCGATAAGCTGCTGCGCCGCTGTTGGGAAACTGGGTTCCGGAAGAACGTCCTGTCCTAAGTTTGTGTTGTCAATAGATGATGTATTAGTAGTGCTGATGGATCTTTCACATAGTCTTGTTGAAGTGGATAAACTGCACCACTTGGCAATTGACGCGGGGTTTGAACTCAACTTCTTGTCGCATTTTGGAGCAAAAGTTCTGCCTTGCAACAAAATTGAAGACCTGGAGTTCTGGATCGGGTTAGCTCAGCAAAAACTCTCAGTAGCATTCTCTAAAGAAATCGTTGTTAAAGGCACACACGAATCTCTTGAAAAG GTTCAGGCAGACAGTTTGGCTACTCTTGGGCTTTTTGCATATCTGGGAAGGAAGACTCGATTGTTCTTGTCAAGAATGAGTGTTAAGGATCTTGACGAACTAGTTAAAGACTTCCTCAA TTACTTGGAGTGTGGCATCCTTTTTATTTACCCTGAACTTGCTTCTGTATCAGCATATGAATGTTTCATGGAG GTAGTAACCGAAGAAATTGGATGGATTGATTTTTACGCTACATGCAGTCCAATGAACAATCGAGAAAAGAAAGGGTCGTATTCTAACAAGAGGGGAAGGAGAAAACGGTCAAAGCAGCATGCAACTCAAGCAGAGAAAGAAATTATCCTATCTACGGTTTTTACTGTTTGCTACGACGTTTTCTCTGGCTTTGCTCACTTCAGCCGTTCATCTCTACATCCGTTAGATGCAGAATCACTTCAATTCTTGCTCCGGAG CCAAAGCTTATTAACTGAGTGTCTCGAGGACTACCGTGCAGTTTATGATAGATCCTG TGAATTACGAAAGATTGGGGAGGCAGGTTCCTCCGATCACACTCAATTTATTGATATAAGGGAGGCAAACAAATTTTCAGTGGCATTGTTAACACAAGCGAAGCCACGAGAGCTGATGCTAAAGGGGTGCTTAAAAGCTAAATCTCAAGAAGGCATCGAGCCAAGAAAG GAGCAGACTGATAGCTCTGCTGTGACAGAATTTACAACCAAATCAAGTTCTGTGCATAAGAGTTTACTTAGGAGATATGGTGTCAAATTAGTATCTACAAGTGCT ACATCATGGATACTATGGAATTACTCGTGA
- the LOC126680583 gene encoding uncharacterized protein LOC126680583 isoform X2, whose amino-acid sequence MASKFSLQLPKPFQSECFGSKVRRTKVDMRNLLKLNRKGCRKILFQINSDSIGLLFECYSSSCVPLRALSSKASSTPVEKTDYDDSAMVANVETNDVKFNRVNCLVWVLHEAAASFSLAVQSLGLRGNGAELAMAWNGKDVHEWHKRIAYQVAVYALLKTAIEVESLLSLDRHNNASPVKEILTPTINLVEEYIEGQLKMKHENLVQWFRVVELPRIAGFFVPLLKKWSMEYAGSGVAGIVVAISCCAAVGKLGSGRTSCPKFVLSIDDVLVVLMDLSHSLVEVDKLHHLAIDAGFELNFLSHFGAKVLPCNKIEDLEFWIGLAQQKLSVAFSKEIVVKGTHESLEKVQADSLATLGLFAYLGRKTRLFLSRMSVKDLDELVKDFLNYLECGILFIYPELASVSAYECFMEVVTEEIGWIDFYATCSPMNNREKKGSYSNKRGRRKRSKQHATQAEKEIILSTVFTVCYDVFSGFAHFSRSSLHPLDAESLQFLLRSQSLLTECLEDYRAVYDRSCELRKIGEAGSSDHTQFIDIREANKFSVALLTQAKPRELMLKGCLKAKSQEGIEPRKTDSSAVTEFTTKSSSVHKSLLRRYGVKLVSTSADIWMGTQLLFVDIMDTMELLVKQLRGHKSSRRERKKLKRTFNDIATLIPITILMLLPVSAVGHAAMLAGIKKYMPNLIPSPYSYERLDMVKQLNRTKNMKVRPWSNLQDPSPKIDSKDQSADPVQ is encoded by the exons ATGGCTTCCAAATTCTCTCTGCAACTGCCTAAGCCATTTCAATC AGAGTGTTTTGGATCAAAAGTCAGAAGGACAAAGGTTGATATGCGCAATTTATTAAAGTTAAACAGGAAGGGATGTAGAAAAATTCTGTTTCAGATCAATAGTGATTCAATTGGATTGTTATTCGAGTGTTACTCTTCTTCATGTGTTCCTTTGAGAGCATTATCATCTAAAGCTTCTTCTACTCCTGTAGAGAAAACAGACTATGACGATAGTGCTATGGTGGCGAATGTTGAAACTAATGACGTAAAGTTTAATCGTGTAAATTGTCTTGTATGGGTATTGCATGAAGCTGCAGCAAGCTTTTCCCTTGCAGTTCAGTCACTTGGACTGCGCGGGAATGGTGCAGAGCTTGCAATGGCTTGGAATGGGAAGGATGTCCATGAATGGCATAAACGTATAGCTTATCAG GTTGCTGTTTATGCTTTGTTGAAAACGGCAATTGAAGTAGAGAGTTTGCTTTCTCTTGATCGACACAACAATGCATCACCGGTAAAAGAAAT CTTGACCCCAACAATAAACTTGGTGGAGGAGTACATTGAAGGACAGTTAAAAATGAAGCATGAAAACCTGGTACAATGGTTTAGAGTTGTGGAATTACCTCGTATAGCAGGTTTTTTCGTTCCGTTGCTGAAGAAATGGTCCATGGAATACGCTGGAAG TGGTGTTGCAGGAATAGTTGTAGCGATAAGCTGCTGCGCCGCTGTTGGGAAACTGGGTTCCGGAAGAACGTCCTGTCCTAAGTTTGTGTTGTCAATAGATGATGTATTAGTAGTGCTGATGGATCTTTCACATAGTCTTGTTGAAGTGGATAAACTGCACCACTTGGCAATTGACGCGGGGTTTGAACTCAACTTCTTGTCGCATTTTGGAGCAAAAGTTCTGCCTTGCAACAAAATTGAAGACCTGGAGTTCTGGATCGGGTTAGCTCAGCAAAAACTCTCAGTAGCATTCTCTAAAGAAATCGTTGTTAAAGGCACACACGAATCTCTTGAAAAG GTTCAGGCAGACAGTTTGGCTACTCTTGGGCTTTTTGCATATCTGGGAAGGAAGACTCGATTGTTCTTGTCAAGAATGAGTGTTAAGGATCTTGACGAACTAGTTAAAGACTTCCTCAA TTACTTGGAGTGTGGCATCCTTTTTATTTACCCTGAACTTGCTTCTGTATCAGCATATGAATGTTTCATGGAG GTAGTAACCGAAGAAATTGGATGGATTGATTTTTACGCTACATGCAGTCCAATGAACAATCGAGAAAAGAAAGGGTCGTATTCTAACAAGAGGGGAAGGAGAAAACGGTCAAAGCAGCATGCAACTCAAGCAGAGAAAGAAATTATCCTATCTACGGTTTTTACTGTTTGCTACGACGTTTTCTCTGGCTTTGCTCACTTCAGCCGTTCATCTCTACATCCGTTAGATGCAGAATCACTTCAATTCTTGCTCCGGAG CCAAAGCTTATTAACTGAGTGTCTCGAGGACTACCGTGCAGTTTATGATAGATCCTG TGAATTACGAAAGATTGGGGAGGCAGGTTCCTCCGATCACACTCAATTTATTGATATAAGGGAGGCAAACAAATTTTCAGTGGCATTGTTAACACAAGCGAAGCCACGAGAGCTGATGCTAAAGGGGTGCTTAAAAGCTAAATCTCAAGAAGGCATCGAGCCAAGAAAG ACTGATAGCTCTGCTGTGACAGAATTTACAACCAAATCAAGTTCTGTGCATAAGAGTTTACTTAGGAGATATGGTGTCAAATTAGTATCTACAAGTGCT GATATATGGATGGGAACCCAATTGCTGTTTGTAGACATCATGGATACTATGGAATTACTCGTGAAGCAATTGCGTGGTCACAAAAGTTCGAGGAGGGAACGAAAGAAATTGAAGCGAACATTTAACGACATCGCTACACTGATCCCAATTACAATTTTAATGTTACTTCCT GTCTCGGCTGTCGGCCATGCAGCCATGCTAGCAGGCATAAAGAAGTACATGCCAAACTTG ATACCTTCTCCGTACTCTTATGAGCGGCTTGATATGGTGAAGCAACTGAACAGAACTAAGAACATGAAAGTTCGACCGTGGAGTAACCTTCAAGATCCGTCACCTAAGATCGACAGCAAAGATCAATCTGCAGATCCTGttcaataa